The Alphaproteobacteria bacterium genome includes the window CTCAATTGGCCCTTCGCCTCGGCCATCGCCTCGATCCTGGTGCTCTGCCAGTTCTCCATCATCTTCCTCTATTTCCGTGGGGGGCGGAACCGTGCAGCTTGACGAAACCGAAGTGCCGCCGCCGGCCGCCACAGGTCACCGCAGGGGCAGCCTGGCCGAACGCTCGGAGCGCTCGCGGCGCTGGAGCGGGGCCCCAGTCCGGCGCCTGGCCATGGGCAGCTACATCACCGCCATCTATTTCTTTTTGTTGGCGCCGATCCTGATCGTCGTCTTCACGTCTTTCAATCCGACCGAAGCCAACGTCTTTCCGCCGCGCGGATTTTCGCTGCGCTGGTACGGCGTTTTCCTGGAAAGCTCGGGCTTCGTCGACGCCTTCAAATTCAGCCTCTGGCTGGGGCTGGTATCGGCCGTCGGCGCCACCGTCATCGGTTTTCTCTCGGCCTACGGCATCGTCCGTTTGCTCGGCAAGCGCCGCGAAGTGGGCCAGTCCCTGGCGCTCCTGCCGATCATGATTCCCCATATCTTGATCAGCATTTCGTTGCTGCTGGCACTCACCGTGGTGCCCTTCCCCGAGCTCGGCGGCCTCATCTTCGGCCACATCATGATCTGCCTGCCCTTCACCATCGCCGGCATCATCGCCAGCCTCGAGGGCGTCGATCTGCAGCTCGAACTGGCCGCCAGGACGCTGGGGGCATCGCGCTTGCGCACCATGGTCGAGGTGGTCATTCCGCTGGCTGCGCCTGGCATGCTGTCGGCCCTGATCTTCGCATTCATCGTCTCCTTCGGCGACGTCTACATCTCGCTCTTCCTCTCGGGACCCGGGCGCACCACGTTGCCCATCGAAATCTTCTCCTACATGCAATGGGAGACGACGCCCGTGGTGGCGGCGATCACCACCGTACAGATCCTGCTCATCGTGGTCCTGGGCCTGGTCATCGAGCGCCTGGTGGGGCTGCGGAAAATCCTGCGCGTCTAGTACCGGCGCCGTACAAGACAAAGAGACGAGGCAGAGAACATGGAAAAAATCGAAATCGGCACGGCAGTCTCCGAAGCGGTGGGGATCAGCAAGGGAGATCTGAGAATCGGCGACATGCCCGACGGCGAGCCCATTGCCATTCCCGTCATCATCGCGCGTGGCAAAGGCCAGGGGCCTGTGCTGTGGCTCAATGGCTGCGTCCACGGCGACGAATATTGCGGCTCCTACATCATCCACGAAGTGATGCGGAACCTGAAGCCCGAGGACATGAGCGGCACCGTCGTGGCCCTGCCTTTCCTCAATCTCACGGGCAGCCATGTGGTGCATCGCATGAGCCCCTTCGAGAGCTTCAGCCACGGCGATCTCAACCGCTGCTTTCCCGGCAACCCGGGCGGCTCGCTGACCGACCAGATGGCCCATGCCATCTACAGCCAGCTCAAGGCCCACGCCGATTACCTGATCGATTTCCACACCGCGCTGACCAGCGACACACGCTGGGCGCTTTATGCCAACGCCGACGGCGAGGTGGGCAAGAAGGCCGAGGGCCTGGCCCGGGCCTTCGGCATCAAGCACACGCTCCCCGCCCCCACCGACATCCTGGGCGGCTCGGCCCTGATGACGGCCGCCGCCGACGGCATCCCGAGCTACATCGTCGAGGCTGGCGGCCTGGGGCCGGCCTTCGACCGCGAGACCGTGCTGGAAGGAGCGGAGCGCCTGCAAAACGTGCTGCGCCATCTGGACATGCTGCCGGGCGAGGTCACGGATTACGGGCCGCTTACCTACTTCTCCAATTTCGCCTGGGTCAACTCGACCCGCGGCGGCCTCTTCCAGGCTGCCGTGCGCTGCGGCGATGCCATCGAGGAAGGCACCCTGATCGGCCGTTTCTACGACGTCTTCGGCGATCTGGTGGAGGAAAAGCTAAGCCCCTACGCCGGCATCGTGCTGGCCGTGAGCGTGGGACCGTTGATGCCATCGGGCGACATCCTGGTGCATATCGGCCTGGATCCCAAAGAGGTCTGA containing:
- a CDS encoding ABC transporter permease; translation: MQLDETEVPPPAATGHRRGSLAERSERSRRWSGAPVRRLAMGSYITAIYFFLLAPILIVVFTSFNPTEANVFPPRGFSLRWYGVFLESSGFVDAFKFSLWLGLVSAVGATVIGFLSAYGIVRLLGKRREVGQSLALLPIMIPHILISISLLLALTVVPFPELGGLIFGHIMICLPFTIAGIIASLEGVDLQLELAARTLGASRLRTMVEVVIPLAAPGMLSALIFAFIVSFGDVYISLFLSGPGRTTLPIEIFSYMQWETTPVVAAITTVQILLIVVLGLVIERLVGLRKILRV
- a CDS encoding succinylglutamate desuccinylase/aspartoacylase family protein, coding for MEKIEIGTAVSEAVGISKGDLRIGDMPDGEPIAIPVIIARGKGQGPVLWLNGCVHGDEYCGSYIIHEVMRNLKPEDMSGTVVALPFLNLTGSHVVHRMSPFESFSHGDLNRCFPGNPGGSLTDQMAHAIYSQLKAHADYLIDFHTALTSDTRWALYANADGEVGKKAEGLARAFGIKHTLPAPTDILGGSALMTAAADGIPSYIVEAGGLGPAFDRETVLEGAERLQNVLRHLDMLPGEVTDYGPLTYFSNFAWVNSTRGGLFQAAVRCGDAIEEGTLIGRFYDVFGDLVEEKLSPYAGIVLAVSVGPLMPSGDILVHIGLDPKEV